The Quercus lobata isolate SW786 chromosome 4, ValleyOak3.0 Primary Assembly, whole genome shotgun sequence genome segment aaaaaaatcataattcatCTAGTTGAATGATGCAACCTAGATCCAATTCCTCATCTTGCAATTCTTTGAAAGGTTTTGGCATAATGACTTTGGCCGGAGCCGGGAAATGGTCTTGATATGGGGAATAGACATACCTTGGCTAGCACACTTCCTCTTCTTTCCTCTAGAAGCTTAGAAGAGTTCTTTATGAGTGGGCTCGTACCCTAGACCGAATCTTCCTTTGTTATTTGTAAGTTCAATGAGAGCAGGGCTCCCATGTCCTACGGCACTGGGCCCTTGGCCTAGCTAACAGCCAAACTTAAGCATCTCTTTAATGGCCATCAAGACTGCTGCAAGCCATCTTGACTCGGGTTCTGAAGCATTATGAATCAGGGAGACTAGTTCAAAGCTATGGAAAGATGCCTCTTGAAAAGCATTAGCATCGATGTAGGGGATCGATGTCTCCTAGAAGATAGTCATGGGCTCTTCAGCTAGAATGGTAATCAACTGATTCCCGAACATGAAGTCTCCAGTGGAGGGTAGATGCGACTGAACTTGCTGCATGTAGCTAGGGTCTCCCTAAAAGCATGCTGTATGGGGAATCCACCTTAATCACTTGGAAGTTAACCATGAAGGATCTTAGGCCAATCTCAGCCATTAGTTTGATTTCGCCTTGTACCTCTTGGTGTGTGCCATCAAAGGCTCTGATGATCATGGTGCTAGGCCTAATAAGAGACATATCCACCTTCAAGTGCTCTAGAGTGGCCATCGAGCAGACATTCAAGGTTGATCCATTGTCAACTAACACCCTTGTGACAATCATGTCTTCACACTTGACTACAATATGTATGGCCAAGGTATGATCTTTACCTTTTGGAGGTAACTCGTCATCTGAAAAGGAAATCTGGTTGGTGGCTAACATCAATGATATCATACCAACAAAAGAGGAATTTGTAATACCAGTAGGAACATGCATTTCCTTCAATACCTTCAAAAGAACCTCATGGTGGACCTCGGAAGATAACAACAGTGCCAAAATAGAAATCTCAGATGGAGACTTGTTCAAATGTTGGATCACACTATAATAAGCCTTTTGGATGGTTTTCAAGAATTCCTCAGCTTCTTTAGTGGTGACCCTATTCCTGATTGGTTTGGCTGTATACTTGCCAatctctttcctcttcttttctaGTTCCTTGAGAGTATAATATTGACCACTCCTAGTGAGTTTGGATAGACCTAAAGAGACATTAGAGCAAACCTCCTCCTTTCCAGTTCGAGTGGAGATCAAAACCACATTGTACTTCCATGGGACATGATGGCTATCCTTGTAAGGAAAGGGCTTCAGCCTACGAATGATTACACCCTTTTGACTCTACAAATGTGGTACCAGTGAGAACATCTTCAGAACAATGATGACAGGACCAAGTAAAGCTGTTTTGGAacaagagaaatatatatatatatatatatatatattattttaatgagagagataataaaatatattatttgattttagcTTTTGAGCTACATTGCATAGCTATTTATGGCTGTGCACTATAGCTGAGtaggtaaaaattttacctaTATCACCACTAACGTATCGAATTTTTTTGTATagggtggtgctaaaaatagctatttagctttttagcatcaccaatactaatgctctaagaGCATCTACTAGATAGGTCCCAATAAAGCTAGTTTAGAAAATGGCAAAAAGAAGAGTAGATACTAGATAGGTCCCTTATTTAGATATACTATAAAGGAAAGGTTTGCCCGGAGTTGTTAGATATATTAACCAGCATAGGTTTAGCTGAAAATGagacaagttttatttctacaagatattttttttttaatgaagagaTCTTGTGAGGTTATTGtacaacaaaataaaggaagtcTTCCACCAAAACATGTATAGGACTCGTTTTTCAAGCTATATAATTAGCTTATTCGGTTCATGTAGtagaattttatgaatttttacatatttttgttACCCAATGaatcaattaaaatattcttttatgcTCTAAGTCTCAAATAAACGCATAGCTAATAACACATGAACTTATGTGTGCTTAAAAAGAGTATATTATTGATACAAAGTTTTAGCATAACTTACTCATCcattactgaaaatattttatacaagCGAGATATTTATCATCTTTTACAAAATATGTATTTCACAGTTGCATGATATCCACgtattataagaaaaatgataggTACATATATCAAATGTATAAGATAATCGTACATCACCAAAATAATTTGGATGAACCCtaattgaaatgaaataaaaaaaattgtatcaagTCCAAATCAAAATCGAGAgctatgaaaatgaaaatgaaaatgaaataactactttataactaaatatatatatatctatatatatatttgatgtgTTTTAGATGATGCGCTAAAAAAAGGAGTGCAATAagaaatataacaaataaaaattatgcattaagatcttaaaataaatttatcaatggTTAGGGTTAGAGGAAATGGTAAATGTAATTATTTATCTAATAATTCTAACACTTCCTCTCGACTCCCCctttaatttaaatgaaaagTAGGGTGAAGACAAGGTTTTAATTAAGGATCTTGTGCTTTGATACTATGATAAATTACGAATTGTAAGTTTAAGTAGTGTAGAAGAATTGAgggaatttaattatttaaacattACTGACTGACCCACACTCCATTTCTACaatatacttttttaaaaaaatttcaaaaaacacttaaaaaaaaaactatttttcgAAAACAAAACCATAAAGTCAAATCCCCCACTATATATAAACCTCAGTCTCATTTACTCCAGATTTTGTAGCCTATATTGtgtaaaaactcaaaaacacagaaaacactcactctctcactctcactaaaattaaaatgcGCCAGGGCTTTGTTCCCTTGTATCCGATGCTCCTCGTCGTCACAGTGCTCCTCTTTTTGAGCCCTATGATTGCATGGCGCCCATGGCCCCACAACAAAACCAAGGCTCAATTAGATTCAATCTTCTGAGACTCCAAGAAATTCGAGACCTCATCATTGGAGTTTGTCCACATGAAATACCACATGGGACTTGTCTTAACCGCCAACATAACCATCCATGCAATTTGGTATGGCATGTGGCAACGTAGCCAAAAGAAGATCATCCGAGAGTTCATCAACTCGATCTCAGCCGTCAATTCTCGGCACCCTTCGGTCTTAGGGTGGTGGAGTACCGTATAGCTGTACACGGACAAAACAGGTGCAAACAATTCCAGAACAGTGCGTTTAGGATAGGAGAAGAACGGCCGGTTTTACTCGTACAGAAAGTCCCTCATGCGCTTAGCCATTCAGCGCGTGATTAAGAGCGCCGTAATAGCCAGGTTGAAACCATTACTGGTGAACGCGAGAAGTGGTTTGTATCTTTTGCTCACATCTGATGACGTGGTTGTTTAGGATTTCTGTGGACAAGTTTGTGGGTTCCACTATTTTACATTATCGTCAGTCGTGGGGTACACGCTCCCATTCGCATGGATGGGGAACTCTCAGAAGCTTTGTCCAGGCGTTTGTCCATACCCGTTCGTCGTACCAGATTATATCCCAGGGCTTAAGCCACTAAAGTCACCCAACAGTAACATGGGTGTGGATGGCATGGTGAGCATGATTGGGCATGAGATTGTTGAGTTGGCAACAAACCCTTTACTGAACGCCTACTACGGTAGCGGGCAAGGGCAAGACCTGAACTTCAAATTAGAGATAGCTGATTTGTGTAAAGGAATCTATGGTACCAGTGGTGGTGGGTCCTACATAGGACAACTACTCAATGGTGAGGATGGTCGTGCATTTAACATGAATGGGATCAGATGTTGTTCTTAGTTCAGTGGGTTTGGAATCGCGTGGTTAATTATTGTTCTGGACCAAATGCTCTTGATTAGAATAGCAATACCATTACCGTTGGTCCATCACCACactttctcttatttttcatgtatttgggtttgtttttctttttcttctttttggtgtttttattaAGTGGGAGTTTGGGTTTTGGTGAGGATTGTTTGTTACTTTTGTTAATGTTTTTGATTTAGTTAAGTTTGTTAGTTCTGTAATAAGCATATTGTATATACcataaaattattgtatataCTATACAGATAGATGGCATTTTCGCCTCATTTTTAAGTGAGTTGGAGTATTCTcatcttctataaaaaaaaaaaaaaaatgtcattttgacacaccaaaaaacttactttattattttagtacaCCATTTTACAGCATCTCTTACATCatatgttttattcttcaattctatacattaaaataaaatttataacacattaaaataatatattaacttcTCAATTCATAATTCAAGTACACAACCAATAGACTATGGCtaccaacaacaaccaccatcgGCATAAACCCATACCACTATTGCAACCATACCACCATTGGCTCAAATCCATTACGAAATTGATAGCCACCACTGGCACAAAGTCATTACCAAACTCATACCCATAACAAACTCACAACCACCACTAGCACAAACCCAGAACCACCAATgccacaaacccacaaccaccatcGGCACAAACCTATAGCCACCAATGCCACAAACTCATAGCCACCACCGTTGGAATCCTtccacaaattaaaaaaaaaaaaaaaaaaaaaaaaaaaaagagtggttTGAAACCCTAACCCAACCAATCAATCAATGAGCAAACTCAACCATCCACTGCCCTAAAACCCTAACCCAACCAAAACCTTGACCCACAACCCACACAATGCCGCCAAACACCGATCCAAAATGCTGAATCCACAACCAACACAAACACTGTCAAATCCAccaccaaatcacaaaaaaaaaaaaaaaaaaaaaaaaaaaaaaaaaaaaaaaaaaaaaaaaaatgatagagatCGGCTTGGCTTGATGCTCCGGCTTGGGTTTTGTTGGAAAATGAGGTAGAGATGTCGAGAGAGCAGGGAAATGGTCGAAGGCTGGAAGCAAGAATGAGAAAGacagggaaaaatgaaaaaataagaagaaaagaaagcaggCCCCAcctgtataaaaaaataatataagttttacaaTTTGTGAACAGTGTGATCTCAAATTTGAGATTGCACTGTTCATCATTAccaaatattttggtatttaaaaCACCTAATGTGAgtgtttttttagtatttggtgtgttaaattcaaaattttggcaTTTGACATACTTTATGGGAATGCTCCTATgatgataaaaattataacattcgAATATGTCATGtcattcaaaaatttaaataaccaaatagtactatatatatatatatatatatatatatattaccttaGCATCAGTCCCATAGAGAGTGACACACAGGGGCGTAGCTAGAAATTTTTATATGGGGGGGCCGATTCGAAGTATTgatataaaaaacataattcataAGTCTATTGAATATGAAATTTCAAGTTTGATATATCTTAAACATTAATGAACATACAAAAACTGTATAGTTCATTATAGACATATACAAAAATAtcgacacaaaaaaaaaacatttcacaTCAAAATCTTGCCTGACGACGATTTTTCATGGAATAGAATTCATCCATAATCATTTCCATGGTGAAATTCCCAGCAATTTCCTTTTGTATATAAACTATCATATTATCTGCCAAAAGTTCATCCTCCATTCTATTGTGAAGTCTTGTTTTTGATAGTTTCATAGCTGAAAAAGCTCGTTCTGTAGTTGCTGTAGAAACTGGAAGAGTCAACACAAGATGAATCAGTCTATCAATTAAATGATAGAATTTAGACTTCCCTGAAATTTCTAATCCCCTACATATTCTGAAAATCTAGATACTTTGTCACATCAAGCTCATAATGTTGCAATTGATGCTTCAAAAGATGAATTTCCTGCTTAGTGAAATTTTGAGGATAATAATTTTCAGCCAAATTGCAAATATCACGAATTTTGAATGATCTAAAAGCATCCTTAGACTTTAATGCTGAACTAAGAGGGAGAAGATTTGTTGTTAGCTCATAAAATCTACTATTCAATTCTTGCAATTGAAAATCTATTGCGACTGTAAATATGTCAATTCTTAAATAATGTTCTATTGTTGTCAAAACTTCATCTTGATGACGGTATCTTCCTCGAGCTTTAGTGTAACAAGCATTTAAATCAGGAATATCAATTTCATGTTGTCCACAAAATGATGTAACACTAGCAAGTAAACGCTTCCATTCATCATCTCTCAACTTTTGAATAAGTGATTTTGTAGTTGAAACTAAATGCATGGCATTTAAAAGATCCTGAGAATGTTGTTGCAAAGCTTGGCAAAGAATATTAGTAATTCCCATAATCTCTTTCATCATATGCAAAATtgaaacaaattcaaatgatgTTAATACCTGATAAGCTCCCTCAACATTTTATAATTAGCCCCTTCCTCAGAGATAGTATAGATAACTTTGCAAGTTGCATTAAACATTTTATcaaactacaaatagattgaaaatgagATCCCCAATGTGTATCTCTAGCCCATTGCAAAGTACCAATTTGGTTTGCTCCTCTTCCAGTCTCAATTTCATTAGAAGCAATCATATTCTCAATTTGTGTTCCCTTGAGCATATTGCAATTCATCATTACACTTACTAGAACCAACGACAATATTGATAATATTAGTCAAATGATCAAAGAATTGATGAATAACTTTTACTTCTTTAGATGCTGTAACTAAAGCCAATTGTAACCTATGAGTCGTGCAATGTACATAATAAGCACATGGACATTCTTTAATAAATAGAGCTTGTAATCCATTCCATTCACCACGCATATTACTATCTCCATCATACCCTTGACCTCGAATATTCTCAATGTGAAGGTTGTAACGAAAAAGGACAACACATATCTCCTTCTTTAGGGTCAACGCAGTAGTATCTCTAACATGCACAACATGAAAGAAACGCTTTCTAATGAAACCACTTTTATCAACAAACCTCAAAATAATGGCCATTTGCTCTCTCTTTGACTCATCTCGGGCTTCATCaatgagaatgcaaaattttgcatCCCAAATTTCTCTATGAATAGCATTTTGTACATTACTAGCAAGAATATGCAAAATCTCCTTTTGAATTGTGGGTGATGTATATTTGGCATTTCGTGGAGCATTTTTCAAGACAACACTAGTTACTTTGTCATTAAAAGTTGATGTGAATTTtatcaattcaataaaattacctatattttttgaatcaagGCTTTCATCATGACCTCTA includes the following:
- the LOC115985992 gene encoding uncharacterized protein LOC115985992; its protein translation is MGITNILCQALQQHSQDLLNAMHLVSTTKSLIQKLRDDEWKRLLASVTSFCGQHEIDIPDLNACYTKARGRYRHQDEVLTTIEHYLRIDIFTVAIDFQLQELNSRFYELTTNLLPLSSALKSKDAFRSFKIRDICNLAENYYPQNFTKQEIHLLKHQLQHYELDVTKYLDFQNM
- the LOC115985993 gene encoding zinc finger MYM-type protein 1-like; translated protein: MAALQGHHEAIAPLGNLNPGLRILVNVNGPNVNGTPMNVNSLGKDPNSPHKIVVKCCEDLKNYSRHIDKQIEKQTSKELENNQLRLKTSIECAQWLAFLAYAFRGHDESLDSKNIGNFIELIKFTSTFNDKVTSVVLKNAPRNAKYTSPTIQKEILHILASNVQNAIHREIWDAKFCILIDEARDESKREQMAIILRFVDKSGFIRKRFFHVVHVRDTTALTLKKEICVVLFRYNLHIENIRGQGYDGDSNMRGEWNGLQALFIKECPCAYYVHCTTHRLQLALVTASKEVKVIHQFFDHLTNIINIVVGSSKCNDELQYAQGNTN